A stretch of Oncorhynchus gorbuscha isolate QuinsamMale2020 ecotype Even-year linkage group LG24, OgorEven_v1.0, whole genome shotgun sequence DNA encodes these proteins:
- the LOC124012947 gene encoding homeobox protein Hox-A2a-like: protein MNYEFERESGFINSQPSLAECLTSFPPVGDSFQSSSIKSSTLSHSTLIPPPFEQTIPSLNPGIHPRHSRPRHSPDGCIPLPTASLPPEYPWMREKKASKKNHLPTSTATAITSGLVCFSPEGSPEILESGGEGSRRLRTAYTNTQLLELEKEFHFNKYLCRPRRVEIAALLDLTERQVKVWFQNRRMKHKRQTQCKENHNGEGKEPSAEDRTQSDEEEDEGSVFEQSLNIVTGALMERGACSFQQNSLSTSQQLQNVGPHNGVAQSYTVLPLSSNDKNLKHFPNPSPTVPGCVSTIGPGSAPGQDNGGSPAALDVSIQDFQVFSSDSCLHFSDATSPSVSESLDSPVDNLDISTDNFYFFSESLTTIDLQHLSY from the exons ATGAATTACGAATTCGAGCGAGAGAGCGGTTTTATCAATAGTCAGCCTTCGCTTGCTGAGTGCCTGACATCTTTCCCCCCTGTCGGTGATTCATTTCAAAGTTCATCAATCAAGAGCTCGACGCTTTCACACTCGACACTGATTCCTCCTCCTTTTGAGCAGACCATTCCCAGCCTCAACCCAGGCATCCACCCGAGGCATAGCCGGCCCAGACACAGCCCCGATGGATGCATCCCGCTGCCCACCGCCTCCCTACCCCCGGAATACCCCTGGATGCGAGAGAAGAAAGCCTCCAAGAAGAATCACCTGCCGACTTCCACCGCGACTGCCATAACGAGTGGACTTGTTTGCTTCTCCCCGGAAG GTTCGCCGGAGATTctagagagcggaggagagggttCCCGGCGGTTGAGGACTGCGTACACCAACACACAGCTCCTGGAGCTGGAGAAGGAGTTCCACTTCAACAAGTATCTGTGCCGACCGAGGAGGGTGGAGATAGCCGCCCTGCTGGACCTCACCGAGCGGCAGGTCAAAGTATGGTTCCAGAACCGGCGCATGAAGCACAAGAGGCAGACCCAGTGCAAGGAGAACCACAATGGCGAAGGGAAAGAGCCGAGTGCTGAGGACAGGACCCAGAGCgacgaggaggaggatgagggctCGGTGTTTGAGCAGAGCCTCAATATAGTGACCGGGGCCCTTATGGAGAGAGGGGCCTGCTCCTTTCAGCAGAACTCACTCAGTACTTCCCAGCAGCTCCAGAATGTTGGCCCGCACAATGGCGTGGCCCAGAGTTACACAGTTTTACCACTGAGCAGCAATGACAAAAATCTGAAGCATTTCCCCAACCCGTCACCCACTGTTCCAGGCTGCGTGTCAACAATAGGGCCCGGCTCTGCACCTGGCCAGGACAATGGCGGTAGTCCCGCGGCCCTGGACGTCTCAATACAAGACTTCCAAGTATTCTCCTCGGATTCTTGCCTTCACTTCTCTGATGCCACCTCGCCTAGTGTGTCAGAATCCCTGGACAGCCCCGTGGACAATCTGGACATATCTACCGACAACTTCTACTTTTTCTCGGAGTCATTAACTACAATTGACTTACAGCATCTGAGCTATTGA